In a genomic window of Quercus lobata isolate SW786 chromosome 4, ValleyOak3.0 Primary Assembly, whole genome shotgun sequence:
- the LOC115984274 gene encoding isocitrate dehydrogenase [NADP]-like gives MGFQKIKVANPIVEMDGDEMTRVFWKSIKDKLIFPFVELDIKYFDLGLTNREATNDNVTIESAQATLRYNVAIKCATITPDEARVKEFNLKQMWKSPNGTIRNILNGTVFREPIICKNIPRLVPGWTKPICIGRHAFGDQYRATDIVIQESGKLKLVFVPNGHNEKKEFEVFNFTGAGGVALSMYNTDESIRAFAEASMNTAYQKKWPLYLSTKNTILKKYDGRFKDIFQEVYETQWKSKFEAAGIWYEHRLIDDMVAYAMKSEGGYVWACKNYDGDVQSDFLAQGFGSLGMMTSVLVCPDGKTIEAEAAHGTVTRHYRVHQKGGETSTNSIASIFAWTRGLAHRAKLDSNARLLDFTEKLEAACVGTVESGKMTKDLALLIHGPKVTRSQYLNTEEFIDAVAEELRARLSTRAKL, from the exons ATGGGATTCCAGAAGATTAAGGTGGCCAACCCCATCGTCGAAATGGATG GAGATGAAATGACTCGAGTCTTTTGGAAATCAATCAAAGACAAG CTTATATTTCCCTTTGTGGAGTTGGATATCAAGTACTTTGATCTTGGTCTCACTAATCGTGAGGCCACCAATGATAATGTTACAATTGAAAGTGCTCAAGCCACTCTCAG GTACAATGTAGCAATAAAGTGTGCAACTATAACTCCAG ATGAAGCTCGTGTCAAGGAGTTCAACTTGAAACAAATGTGGAAGAGTCCAAATGGGACAATTCGGAATATTTTAAATG GTACTGTTTTCAGAGAGCCTATTATCTGCAAAAACATCCCCCGTCTTGTCCcag GTTGGACAAAGCCAATATGCATTGGAAGGCATGCTTTTGGTGATCAGTATAGGGCAACTGATATTGTTATACAAGAATCTGGAAAACTTAAATTGGTATTTG TACCCAATGGACATAATGAGAAGAAAGAGTTTGAGGTTTTCAACTTTACGGGTGCTGGAGGTGTAGCCTTGTCCATGTACAACACTGATGAG TCTATTCGTGCTTTTGCTGAGGCTTCAATGAATACTGCTTACCAGAAAAAGTGGCCACTTTATCTTAGCACTAAAAATACCATTCTTAAGAAATATGATGGAAG ATTCAAGGACATATTTCAGGAAGTTTATGAAACTCAATGGAAATCTAAGTTTGAAGCTGCAGGGATATG GTATGAACACCGTCTCATAGATGATATGGTTGCTTATGCCATGAAAAGTGAAGGAGGTTATGTATGGGCTTGCAAAAACTATGATGGGGATGTGCAGAGTGATTTCTTAGCCCAAG GATTTGGATCTCTTGGGATGATGACATCAGTGCTG GTGTGCCCAGATGGAAAGACTATTGAAGCTGAAGCAGCCCATGGGACAGTGACCCGCCACTACCGGGTCCATCAGAAAGGTGGTGAAACCAGCACAAACAGCATAGCATCCATTTTTGCTTGGACTCGGGGTCTTGCACATAG GGCAAAGTTGGACAGCAATGCCAGACTTTTGGATTTTACTGAGAAATTGGAAGCAGCCTGTGTTGGAACGGTGGAATCAGGAAAGATGACTAAGGATCTTGCACTTCTTATTCATGGGCCCAA GGTTACTAGGTCTCAGTATCTAAATACCGAAGAGTTCATTGATGCTGTAGCTGAGGAGCTGAGAGCAAGACTGTCTACAAGGGCAAAGTTGTAA
- the LOC115984273 gene encoding pentatricopeptide repeat-containing protein At1g79540-like yields MATKLPALFLRTEKPPWFESATTTAISNLVLSILYKATPNQPALERLLPHLSCHIVASVIQQNPNSQLGFRFFIWASQTKRLRSTFSDSLVLHMLLNDHPHSFDLYWNTLHDLKNSGFPIPSDAFRILISGYAQMGFAEKAVEVFSTMKDFDCKPDVFTYNSVLHVMVQKQVFLLGLAVYNQMLKLNCNPNVATFSILIDGFCKSGKTKDALQLFDEMTHRDIWPNEITYTIILVGLCQGKRPDEALKLLNTMKERGQCPDVITYNALLNGFCKLGKIDEAYGLLETFEKDGYDLGLKGYSSLIDGLFRAKRYDEAMSWFRKIMEEDLEPDVVLYTIIIRGLSDAGRVKEALKLLDDMAERDLAPDTYCYNALIKGFCDMGLLDKAQSLRLEISKNGCFPDACTYTILICGLCRNGLVGDAQQIFEEMEKLGCVPSVVTFNALIDGLCKAGELEEAHLLFYKMEIGRNPSLFLRLSQGANRVLDSASLQTMVEQLCDSGLILKAYKLLMQLADSGVVPDITTYNILINGFCKAENMNGAFKLFKDLQLKGLSPDSVTYGTLIDRLQRLDREEDAFGVFDQMERNGCTPSFAVYKSLMTYSCRKKKVSLAFSLWLKYLRNLPGSKEEAIKAVEEHFEKGEVEKAIWGLLEMDFKRKDFDLGPYTIVLIGLCQARRVKDATMIFSVLEECEVVVTPPSCAKLIRCLCHEEKLELAIKVFLYTLEKGLMLTPRTCNQLLNYVLRSQERNKYVLDLVSKMKSFGYDLDAYLYRSTKFLLYGQWNMQEIENASPG; encoded by the coding sequence ATGGCCACGAAACTCCCTGCTCTTTTCCTCCGAACTGAAAAACCACCATGGTTCGAGTCTGCCACCACTACTGCTATTTCCAATCTAGTCCTCTCCATCCTCTACAAAGCCACTCCTAACCAACCCGCCTTAGAACGTTTACTTCCCCATCTCTCTTGCCACATAGTCGCCTCCGTCattcaacaaaacccaaattccCAACTGGGTTTCCGCTTCTTCATCTGGGCTTCCCAAACCAAACGCCTCCGTAGCACTTTCTCTGACTCTCTTGTCCTTCACATGCTCCTTAACGACCATCCTCATTCCTTTGACTTGTACTGGAACACTCTTCACGACCTCAAAAACTCTGGCTTTCCAATCCCTTCTGATGCTTTTAGGATCTTGATTTCAGGCTATGCTCAGATGGGTTTTGCTGAAAAGGCTGTGGAAGTCTTTTCTACCATGAAAGATTTTGACTGTAAGCCGGATGTTTTCACTTACAATTCTGTTTTACATGTTATGGTTCAAAAGCAGGTGTTTTTGTTAGGTCTAGCTGTTTATAATCAGATGTTGAAGTTAAATTGTAATCCCAATGTTGCTACTTTTAGCATTTTGATTGATGGGTTTTGTAAATCTGGCAAGACTAAGGATGCACTCCAGTTGTTTGATGAAATGACTCACAGGGATATTTGGCCAAATGAAATAACTTATACTATTATTCTTGTCGGGTTGTGTCAGGGGAAGAGGCCTGATGAGGCACTTAAACTGTTGAATACGATGAAAGAGCGTGGGCAGTGTCCTGATGTTATTACTTACAATGCTTTGCTTAATGGGTTCTGTAAGTTAGGTAAGATCGATGAGGCTTATGGGCTTTTAGAAACCTTTGAGAAGGACGGATATGATCTTGGCCTCAAAGGGTATAGTAGTTTGATTGATGGTTTGTTTAGAGCCAAGAGATATGATGAAGCAATGTCGTGGTTTAGAAAAATAATGGAGGAAGATCTTGAGCCGGATGTTGTTTTGTACACTATTATAATTCGGGGCTTGTCGGATGCAGGCAGGGTTAAGGAGGCGTTGAAGTTGTTGGATGACATGGCTGAGAGGGATTTGGCTCCGGATACTTATTGTTACAATGCTTTAATTAAAGGGTTTTGTGATATGGGTCTTTTGGATAAGGCTCAGTCTCTCCGActtgaaatttcaaagaatGGTTGCTTCCCTGATGCCTGCACTTACACCATTCTCATTTGTGGTTTGTGTAGGAATGGGCTGGTTGGTGATGCACAACAGATATTCGAGGAGATGGAGAAGCTTGGTTGTGTTCCTTCTGTTGTAACCTTCAATGCTCTTATTGATGGCCTTTGTAAGGCAGGGGAGCTTGAGGAAGCTCATCTTCTATTCTACAAAATGGAGATAGGGAGAAATCCTTCCTTATTTCTTCGGCTTTCTCAAGGTGCCAATCGGGTTCTTGATAGTGCCAGCCTCCAAACAATGGTGGAGCAACTGTGCGATTCGGGATTGATTCTTAAGGCCTACAAACTTCTCATGCAGCTTGCTGACAGTGGGGTTGTACCTGACATCACAACATACAACATTCTGATCAATGGATTTTGCAAGGCTGAGAACATGAATGGTGCTTTCAAGCTCTTCAAGGACCTGCAGCTAAAAGGGCTCTCTCCAGATTCTGTTACATATGGAACACTTATAGACAGGCTTCAAAGGCTTGATAGAGAAGAGGATGCATTTGGGGTCTTTGATCAAATGGAAAGGAATGGCTGTACACCTAGCTTTGCAGTTTATAAATCACTTATGACCTATTCATGCAGGAAAAAGAAGGTTTCATTAGCATTTAGTCTTTGGTTAAAGTATCTGAGGAACCTTCCTGGCAGCAAAGAGGAGGCCATAAAAGCTGTTGAGGAACATTTTGAGAAAGGAGAAGTGGAAAAGGCTATTTGGGGCTTACTTGAAATGGATTTTAAAAGGAAAGATTTTGACTTAGGGCCATATACCATTGTGCTCATTGGGTTGTGTCAGGCAAGAAGAGTAAAAGATGCTACGATGATATTTTCTGTTCTTGAGGAGTGTGAGGTTGTTGTCACTCCCCCAAGTTGTGCGAAGTTGATTCGTTGTCTCTGCCATGAAGAGAAGCTGGAGTTGGCGATAAAAGTGTTCCTTTATACTTTAGAGAAAGGTCTCATGTTGACGCCACGAACTTGCAACCAGCTGCTTAATTATGTACTTCGTTCCCAAGAAAGGAACAAGTATGTCCTGGACCTTGTAAGTAAAATGAAGTCTTTCGGATATGATTTGGATGCTTATCTTTACCGATCTACAAAATTCCTCCTATATGGTCAATGGAACATGCAGGAGATTGAGAATGCGTCCCCTGGATGA